The Deltaproteobacteria bacterium region GGCCGTGGGTCAGCATGAGCCATGCTTCCTCGATCACGATCAGCGTGGGCCGGCCCGTGAGGCGCTGCTCGATCCGGTGGAACAGGTACGTGAGGACGGGGGCGGCGTTGACGTCGCCCTTGTTCATCACTTGCTCCATCTCGAAGACCTGGAAGCTGCCCTCGCGCAGGCCGTCCTCTTCCGCGTCGAGGAGCCGCCCCATCGCGCCCTGAAGCGTGTAGTGGCGCAGGCCGTCGCGGATCTCCCGGTCCTGCACGGTGTTGAGGAAATCCGTGAGCGTGCGGCTCTCGCTCGCGCCGAGTCGCTCGAGCGCCACGTGGACCGCCTGCCGATGGGCAGGCGTCACCGTCACGCCCTGGAGTCCGAGCAGTATCTCGATCCAGCCCTCGGCCCAGAGTCGTTCCTCAGGCCGGTCGACCGCAGCGAGCGGGCAGAAGGAAAGCTCGTCCGCGTCGCTGCTCGCGATGTCGTAGTGGTCGCCGCCAGCGGCCTCGGTCAGGACGAAGCTGCTGTAGCCCTTGTCGAAGGCGAAGACCTGGGCGCCGGGGTACCGGAAGAACTGGGCCATGATGAGGCCGATCAGCGTCGACTTGCCCGAACCGGTCGGGCCGAGCACCAACGTGTGGCCGACGTCCGCGACGTGGAGGTTGAGGCGGAACGGCGTCGAGCCGGAGGTGTTCGCGTAGAGGACCGCGGGGCTGCCCGGCGGGTAGTACGGGCACGGATTCTCTTCGAGCCCCGGCCAGACGCTCGTCGTCGGGATCAGGTCCGCGAAGTTGAGCGTGTGGACCAGCGGGCGGCGGACGTTTCGATAGCCGTGGCCCGGGATCGAGCCGAGATAGGCCTCGAGCGCATTCACGTCTTCGACGCGAGCAGCGAAGCCGTGGTGTTGAAGGCTCCGGCAGACCTGGCGCGAGGCGGCTTCGAGCGCCTCGGGGTCCTCATCGAGGAGCAGGATGACGCTCGTGTAGTAGCCGAAGCGGACGGTGCCCGACGCCGCTTCCTCGACCGCATCATCGGCGTCCTCGGCCATCGCCACGGCGTCGCGGTTGCCGAAGGTCGCCTCACCCATGTTTAGCGCCTGCTTGATCAGGCCAGAGAGCCCTTGCCGCTTCTGGAACCAGTTGCGCCGCAACAGCTTGAGACGCGCCTCGGCAGTGTTGGGATCGAGGGGGATAAGGCGGTTTGACCAGCGGTAGTCGACCGCGAGGCGGTTCAGGAAGTCCAACGTTCCGGGGAAGCTTTCAGCGGGGAAACCGACGACAGCGATCGGCCGGATGTGGTGGCGGCCGACTCGCGGTCGGAAGCCGCCGACCAGGGCTTGGCTGCCGATCAGCGCATCCAGGTACATGGGCGCCGCCCCAACGCTTACCGGCTGCGAGATGCCCGTAACGCAAAGGTGGAGGAAGCTGAGAAGATCTTCGGAGCCCATGCGGCTCACGGAGAGCCGATCGCTCAACGCGTCCTCGAGCTCCACGAT contains the following coding sequences:
- a CDS encoding DUF87 domain-containing protein, whose product is MLREYRASALGLPDLLNFAALVEEGVVLNKDGALLAGWWYAGPDMEAASHEELAILSSHVNAALVRLGNGWMLQADAVRRPAGGYAPPGAFPDPTTVLIDEERRRQYVGGRSTYESVYALTVTFLPPRDVQARLGGWFVEGETQDRAGYEAVLRFFQRHIVELEDALSDRLSVSRMGSEDLLSFLHLCVTGISQPVSVGAAPMYLDALIGSQALVGGFRPRVGRHHIRPIAVVGFPAESFPGTLDFLNRLAVDYRWSNRLIPLDPNTAEARLKLLRRNWFQKRQGLSGLIKQALNMGEATFGNRDAVAMAEDADDAVEEAASGTVRFGYYTSVILLLDEDPEALEAASRQVCRSLQHHGFAARVEDVNALEAYLGSIPGHGYRNVRRPLVHTLNFADLIPTTSVWPGLEENPCPYYPPGSPAVLYANTSGSTPFRLNLHVADVGHTLVLGPTGSGKSTLIGLIMAQFFRYPGAQVFAFDKGYSSFVLTEAAGGDHYDIASSDADELSFCPLAAVDRPEERLWAEGWIEILLGLQGVTVTPAHRQAVHVALERLGASESRTLTDFLNTVQDREIRDGLRHYTLQGAMGRLLDAEEDGLREGSFQVFEMEQVMNKGDVNAAPVLTYLFHRIEQRLTGRPTLIVIEEAWLMLTHGLFAEKLEEWLRVLRKANAAVVFVTQSLAEVYRSPRRDLLLESCPTRLFLPNPAARTDQTGELYQRIGLSRREIEILAGAIPKRHYYYASPLGRRLIDLGLGPVALSFVGASGREELQHARALIASHGSDWPAEWLASRGLPEGAAQWRAHKEKRDVSE